One window of the Pseudomonas knackmussii B13 genome contains the following:
- a CDS encoding LysR family transcriptional regulator, whose protein sequence is MLNKRHLPSMTALQCFEAVARHLSFTRASEELALTQSAVSKQVAQLEEMLQHLLFRRVRRRLQLTPAGELYLQEVRKILSQVELSTQYLLSYGGETEVLRVSTPPTFGARWLVPQLNGWRHRHPNIHLDLRQELEPVDLLQSRCDLAFFFGPGTLPGAECVRLFGEEMVPVCAPSILPPQPLTDPLQLDGLVLLQNATRPEAWHEWFASLDRRSEHSFHGPRFDTFYMCIRAAQAGCGVALLPRFLVEEELQEGKLAIAWPHALESRSAYYLAYPEHAAAVPKVRAFVEWIGERLGKTE, encoded by the coding sequence ATGCTGAACAAACGCCACCTCCCCTCCATGACCGCCCTGCAGTGCTTCGAAGCCGTGGCGCGGCACCTGAGCTTCACCCGCGCCTCGGAGGAACTGGCGCTGACCCAGAGCGCGGTGAGCAAGCAGGTGGCGCAGCTCGAAGAGATGCTCCAGCACCTGCTGTTCCGCCGCGTGCGCCGGCGCCTGCAGCTGACGCCGGCGGGCGAGCTGTACCTGCAGGAGGTGCGCAAGATCCTCAGCCAGGTCGAGCTGTCGACCCAGTACCTGCTGTCCTACGGCGGCGAGACCGAGGTGCTGCGCGTCTCCACCCCGCCCACTTTCGGTGCGCGCTGGCTGGTGCCGCAGCTCAACGGCTGGCGCCACCGCCATCCGAACATCCACCTGGACCTGCGCCAGGAGCTGGAGCCGGTCGATCTGCTGCAATCGCGCTGCGACCTGGCGTTTTTCTTCGGTCCCGGCACCCTGCCCGGCGCCGAGTGCGTGCGCCTGTTCGGCGAGGAAATGGTGCCGGTGTGCGCCCCCTCGATCCTGCCGCCGCAGCCGCTGACCGACCCGCTGCAGCTCGACGGCCTGGTGCTGCTGCAGAACGCCACCCGCCCGGAGGCCTGGCACGAGTGGTTCGCCAGCCTCGACCGACGCAGCGAACACAGCTTCCACGGGCCGCGCTTCGATACCTTCTACATGTGCATCCGTGCAGCGCAGGCCGGCTGTGGCGTGGCCCTGCTGCCGCGCTTCCTGGTGGAAGAAGAATTGCAGGAAGGCAAGCTGGCCATCGCCTGGCCGCATGCCCTGGAAAGCCGCAGCGCCTACTACCTGGCCTACCCCGAGCATGCCGCCGCGGTGCCCAAGGTGCGCGCATTCGTCGAATGGATCGGCGAACGCCTCGGCAAAACCGAATGA
- the nadE gene encoding ammonia-dependent NAD(+) synthetase, whose protein sequence is MKAIQDAIAKDLNVQPPFEGEQAVQAEIQRRIRFIQDSLRESGTKTLVLGISGGVDSLTAGMLCQRAVEGLRAETGDESYRFIAVRLPYNVQGDEADAQASVDCINPDERHTVNIGPSVKALAAEIRALDGLAPATADFALGNTKARIRMVAQYTIANARQGLVVGTDHGAEAVMGFFTKFGDGACDIAPLTGLVKHQVRTIARTLGAPEFLVEKVPTADLEDLAPGKPDEHAHGVTYKEIDAFLHGKPVSPEAFEIIKRTYEKTHHKRQLPKAP, encoded by the coding sequence ATGAAAGCCATCCAAGACGCCATCGCCAAAGACCTCAACGTGCAGCCGCCCTTCGAGGGCGAGCAGGCCGTGCAGGCGGAAATCCAGCGCCGCATCCGCTTCATCCAGGACAGCCTGCGCGAATCGGGCACCAAGACCCTGGTGCTGGGCATCAGCGGCGGCGTCGACTCGCTCACCGCCGGCATGCTCTGCCAACGCGCCGTTGAGGGCCTGCGTGCCGAGACTGGCGACGAAAGCTACCGCTTCATCGCCGTGCGCCTGCCGTACAACGTGCAGGGCGACGAAGCCGACGCCCAGGCCTCGGTGGACTGCATCAACCCGGACGAGCGCCATACCGTGAACATCGGCCCGTCGGTGAAGGCCCTGGCCGCGGAGATCCGCGCCCTCGACGGCCTGGCGCCGGCCACCGCCGACTTCGCCCTGGGCAACACCAAGGCGCGCATCCGCATGGTCGCCCAGTACACCATCGCCAACGCCCGCCAGGGCCTGGTGGTCGGCACCGACCATGGCGCCGAAGCGGTGATGGGCTTTTTCACCAAGTTCGGCGACGGCGCCTGCGACATCGCCCCGCTGACCGGCCTGGTGAAGCACCAGGTGCGCACCATCGCCCGCACCCTGGGCGCGCCGGAATTCCTGGTGGAGAAAGTGCCGACCGCCGACCTCGAGGACCTCGCTCCCGGCAAGCCGGACGAGCACGCCCACGGCGTGACCTACAAGGAGATCGACGCCTTCCTGCACGGCAAGCCGGTCAGCCCGGAGGCGTTCGAGATCATCAAGCGCACCTACGAGAAGACCCACCACAAGCGCCAGTTGCCGAAGGCGCCGTAA
- the trhA gene encoding PAQR family membrane homeostasis protein TrhA produces MYHGERFNAWTHLVGALLALAGGTWLVVTSSLLGDALKIVGVSVYSGTLLLLYSISTAYHSVRGRAKAVLRKLDHLSIYLLIAGSYTPFCLVSLKGAWGWTLFGIVWGLAVFGMLQEIKPRSEARVLSIVIYAVMGWIVLIALGPLHRALGDAGVAWLVAGGASYTIGILFFAYDERFRHWHGIWHLFVIAGSLLHFVAVWLYVLPARVA; encoded by the coding sequence ATGTATCACGGTGAACGCTTCAACGCCTGGACCCACCTTGTCGGCGCCCTGCTGGCGCTGGCCGGCGGCACTTGGCTGGTGGTGACCAGCAGTCTGCTGGGCGACGCCCTGAAGATCGTCGGGGTGTCGGTCTACAGTGGCACGCTCCTGCTGCTCTACAGCATCTCCACCGCGTACCACAGCGTGCGCGGGCGGGCCAAAGCTGTGCTGCGCAAGCTCGACCACCTGTCGATCTACCTGCTGATCGCCGGCAGCTACACGCCGTTCTGCCTGGTCAGCCTGAAGGGTGCCTGGGGCTGGACGCTGTTCGGCATCGTCTGGGGACTGGCAGTCTTCGGCATGCTGCAGGAAATCAAGCCGCGCTCCGAGGCGCGGGTGCTGTCCATCGTCATCTACGCGGTGATGGGCTGGATAGTGCTGATCGCCCTGGGGCCCTTGCACCGTGCCCTGGGTGATGCCGGAGTGGCTTGGCTGGTGGCCGGCGGGGCGAGCTACACCATCGGCATCCTGTTCTTCGCCTACGACGAGCGCTTCCGCCACTGGCATGGCATCTGGCACTTGTTCGTCATCGCCGGCAGCCTGCTGCACTTCGTGGCGGTGTGGCTGTACGTGCTGCCTGCGCGCGTCGCCTGA
- the azu gene encoding azurin — protein sequence MFRQLAAVSLLALFSAPLLAAECSVDIQGTDQMQFSTNAISVDKSCKTFTVNLSHPGALAKNVMGHNWVLTTAADMQGVVGDGMAAGLDKNYLKDGDTRVIAHTKIIGAGEKDSVTFDVSKLKADEQYTFFCSFPGHSAMMKGTLTLK from the coding sequence ATGTTCCGCCAACTCGCCGCCGTTTCCCTGCTCGCCCTGTTCAGCGCTCCGCTGCTGGCCGCCGAATGCTCCGTCGACATCCAGGGCACCGACCAGATGCAGTTCAGCACCAACGCCATCAGCGTGGACAAGAGCTGCAAGACCTTCACCGTCAACCTGTCCCACCCCGGCGCCCTGGCCAAGAACGTCATGGGCCACAACTGGGTGCTGACCACCGCCGCCGACATGCAGGGCGTGGTAGGCGACGGCATGGCCGCCGGCCTGGACAAGAACTACCTGAAGGACGGCGATACCCGCGTGATCGCCCACACCAAGATCATCGGTGCCGGCGAGAAGGATTCGGTCACCTTCGACGTCTCCAAGCTCAAGGCAGACGAGCAGTACACGTTCTTCTGCAGCTTCCCCGGCCATTCCGCGATGATGAAGGGCACCCTGACCCTGAAGTGA
- a CDS encoding TIGR00730 family Rossman fold protein — MTLRSVCVFCGASPGASPIYREAAENLGRHLAERGLRLVYGGGAVGLMGMVADAALAAGGEVIGIIPQSLQDAEIGHKSLTRLEVVDGMHARKARMAELADAFVALPGGLGTLEELFEVWTWGQLGYHAKPLGLLEVNGFYEPLLTFLDHLVDERFVRPQHRGMLQRGATPAELLDALEAWQPLAAPKWVDRTPT, encoded by the coding sequence ATGACCCTGCGTTCCGTCTGCGTGTTCTGCGGCGCCAGCCCCGGTGCCAGTCCCATCTACCGCGAAGCCGCGGAAAACCTTGGTCGACATCTCGCCGAGCGCGGCTTGCGCCTGGTCTACGGCGGCGGTGCAGTGGGCCTGATGGGCATGGTCGCCGACGCTGCCCTGGCTGCCGGCGGTGAAGTGATCGGCATCATTCCGCAGAGCCTGCAGGACGCCGAGATCGGTCACAAAAGCCTGACCCGCCTGGAAGTGGTGGATGGCATGCACGCCCGCAAGGCGCGCATGGCGGAGCTGGCCGACGCCTTCGTCGCCCTCCCCGGCGGCCTGGGCACCCTGGAAGAACTCTTCGAGGTCTGGACCTGGGGCCAGCTCGGCTACCACGCAAAGCCCCTGGGCCTGCTCGAAGTGAACGGTTTCTACGAACCGCTGCTGACCTTCCTCGACCACCTGGTGGACGAGCGCTTCGTGCGCCCGCAACACCGCGGCATGCTGCAGCGCGGCGCCACCCCAGCCGAACTGCTGGACGCCCTCGAAGCCTGGCAACCGCTGGCCGCACCCAAGTGGGTCGACCGCACGCCGACCTAA
- a CDS encoding type IV pilin protein yields the protein MRGFGLLELLLALAILGILASIAIPNYQAHVLRANRVEGRALLMDAAARQERYFAQNHRFVRVSGQIDLLGLDALSRSGLYRLEVSAGDGADGGFRLVAVALRRDPECPALTLNALGDRGPDVRCWR from the coding sequence GTGCGCGGTTTCGGTTTGCTGGAGTTGCTGCTGGCCCTGGCGATCCTCGGCATCCTCGCGAGCATTGCCATCCCCAATTACCAGGCGCACGTGCTGCGGGCGAACCGCGTGGAGGGGCGGGCGCTGCTCATGGACGCGGCGGCGCGCCAGGAGCGCTACTTCGCGCAGAACCACCGCTTCGTGCGAGTCAGCGGGCAGATCGACCTGCTGGGCCTGGATGCGCTTTCACGCAGTGGCCTCTACCGCCTGGAGGTGAGTGCCGGCGACGGGGCCGACGGCGGCTTCCGGCTGGTCGCCGTGGCCCTGCGCCGGGACCCGGAATGCCCGGCGCTGACGCTCAATGCGCTGGGCGACCGGGGCCCGGACGTACGCTGCTGGCGTTAG